From one Triticum aestivum cultivar Chinese Spring chromosome 4B, IWGSC CS RefSeq v2.1, whole genome shotgun sequence genomic stretch:
- the LOC123089405 gene encoding defensin Ec-AMP-D2 translates to MEASRRLLSAALLLVLLLAATGELGGPVMVAEARTCESRSHRFRGPCVRRSNCANVCKTEGFPDGKCRGFRRRCFCTTHCHH, encoded by the exons ATGGAGGCTTCACGCAGGCTCCTCTCCGCGGCGCTCCTCCTCGTCCTGCTGCTCGCCGCCACAG GGGAGCTGGGAGGCCCGGTGATGGTGGCGGAGGCGCGGACGTGCGAGTCGCGGAGCCACAGGTTCAGGGGGCCCTGCGTGCGCAGGTCCAACTGCGCCAACGTCTGCAAGACCGAGGGCTTCCCCGACGGCAAGTGCCGCGGGTTCCGCCGCCGCTGCTTCTGCACCACCCACTGCCACCATTAA